AGGAAATTTAGTGCAACTAGGAATCGAATCGCTCAGTTTTCTGTGGGAAGGTCAACGTTTTTTAGAAGAAGAAGTACCAGATATGACTCCGCAGCTCGGAACCATGTACGACTTTATAATAGTGGGTGCTGGCACAGCCGGTGCCACGCTAGCCGCGAGATTGAGTGAAGTTCCTCAGGCAAAAGTATTGTTAATAGAAGCTGGATATcgcgaaaatttttttatggacGTCCCATTATTAACTTACTTCTTGCAATTGAGCGACGATATCAATTGGAAATCTCGAACTAAACCTTCAAAGAAATACTGTCTTGGTATGACTGATAACCGCTGCAACTGGCCCAGCGGCAAAGTACTTGGCGGCAGCAGCGTGTTAAACTATATGATCGCCACTAGAGGCGGCGCCGAGGATTACGATCGCTGGGCTAAAATGGGGAACGAAGGCTGGGCTTACAAGGATGTTCTCAAGTACTTCAAAAAACTCGAAACAATCAATGTTCCAAAGCTGCAGTCAGATATTACATACCACGGAACTAAAGGACCATTACACGTCTCTTCTTCGACATCCCGCACACCGTTAGCGGAAATGTTTTTACGTGCCGGGCAGGAGCTGGGATATCCGATAGTGGATTACAATGGGAAGAACATGATCGGATTCTCGTACGTACAAAGCACGACCATGAACGGCACCCGTATGAGCAGCAATAGAGCGTATCTGCATCCAATTCGCCATCGCAAGAATCTGCATGTGAGCCTTCAGAGTACGGTGAAGAAAGTGCTCATCGATCGTCGTACGAATCGAGCAATTGGCGTGAAATTCACGAAACACGGTCGAATTATTTCCGTCTTTGCGAGCAAGGAAGTAATCTTGTGTGCGGGTGCCATTATGTCGCCTCAGCTGTTGATGCTATCGGGTGTCGGACCTTCCAATCACCTCGCTGATCTCGGGATTGACGTTGTTTACGATGCACCGTTCGTTGGTGAAAACTTAATGGATCATGTAGCTTACGGCGGCCTGACGTGGATGGTAAATGAATCGACGAGCTTACGATTGCAAGATGTAATAAACCCTGCTTATCCATATATATCAGATTTTCTTACGAGGCGATCGGGACCAGGTGTAATTCCGGGTGCGTGTGAAGCACTCGGTTTTATCAACACGAAGCGGCCAAAAGAACGCAGTGGCTTAGCGGATATCGAATTTATGTTTTTCGGCAGTACTATTAAAGGTGATCCTATTCTGCCTATTATAATGGGTTTTAATGACAAAGTGCACGACATATGGTGTAAACACCGTGGCAAATATGGCTGGGCCACATTACCGATGTTGTTGAAACCGAAAAGTCGTGGGCGGATAAGATTGTTAGCTAATGACATTAATGTTAAACCGGAGATCACGCCAAATTACTTTGACGATCCCGAGGATGTCAAGACGATGATTGTCGGTATTAAGAACGCGATAAGCATCGGTCAGACAAAGACAATGCAGGCATTCGGTTCAGAATTATTAAACGACACTCTTCCGGGATGCGAGAAGTACGAATATGATTCCTATGCTTACTGGGAGTGTGCGGTAAGGACATTGTCGTGCCCAACCTATCACTATTCCGGGACTTGTAAAATGGGGCCAAAAGGAGATGCCACTGCTGTTGTCGATCCGGAATTAAAGGTAgcgtttgttaaaaataaaattaaaattattatgagaGATTTGATAGACGTTACTGCGTTGTAATTTATATGCTTTATGAatgatttatgaattaaatatgcaatgtTTTGCAGGTGATCGGTGTTCAAAGGCTAAGGATAGCAGATGCATCCATCATGCCTGAGATTATATCGGGGCACATAAATTTACCCGTTTATATGATCGCCGAAAAAGCGGCAGATATAATCAAGGAAAAATggggatattaaaaaaattcgatttatattaaaaaaatattatttctgagCGTCCAAGTTTAAGCTGTAAATTTCTCAGTTTTTACAAAgcattatatttcaagatttacaACTGTAACcgtactttaatatttaataatatttatatctaacttgaaaaatacttgAAACATTAAGATGATGTTTCACATTTCCGCtcctaagaaaaaataaaaacttttatgtgAATTCGACAATTCTATTCGTCGAATTCACgtcaaatttttacttttcacgTTTTCGCTCTTAGGGAAAAATTACATCAATCGATGCCCTGCACATTTCGGTTAATTTTCGTAAGCTAACGCTTACCGGCTGCCCACTACGTCTTGAGACAACGCATGCGGCGCTCTGCCTCAGATACGATGCATCTGTAATACGGTAAGATTCCGTATTCCGACTGCTAAAtatcaatgttttaaaatcgATACGAtccttaaaatcttttattttttaaataattaattcaagaacaaaatttcaattctcaattgtaacatttacaatataataatcctaaaatattattaaattacactcGATGAATTATATTAGACTTGTTAAATGTTCTTCTAGAGACTCttctcaatttataaattaataaataattgttaatttaaagttttataaaagatatttttattaaaagcacGAAATACTCatggatattatttatttacattatgtaATTCTCTGGAGAAACTGAACAGCTTTTCGAACAGATTACTCattcgtcaatcctttttaattaatatttcacttattattgcgaaaatttgtaaattggtaaaggacttttctgtTCAGTTTACCGCGCTGTACTCGTACACGAATAGCAGTCTATCATTCTGAAACATCCTGTATGTACCCAGATAGCATAGCATATTCAAAAGACGTCCAGAAGATATTCCAAAGATGTTTTTGAGACGATAGTATATCCTTTGGGTATACCAAGGTAAAATATACCTTTCTCATTAGAAATATCGAGATAGGGATAACAATCCCCCccaaaaaacataaaataattttttctttgtaataatgatatgtataattttttatttttacttgacGCCATTttctaatatcatatttttataagtacacacagaaaaatacatactgtatttaagtaaatattacttgtttGAAGTATTTCATAAGTTCATATATCCGCAAATCTATCGTAAGTTCATCAtaagcatcaaatttattcaaaatgtattttagaTCCTAGtaagtttaatactttaatcaagaatattaaattaaaaaaagaattctatttgcTTATTATATAGAGTCGATGGAAGAAAAccatatgttttaataaagatatctttttttcttgagATAAACTCTTCCTTTGTTTGAaccaagtattatatttacttatgtagaataattacttactttcaAATAAGAGAATATGCCGTTACAACTGAACATATGCGATTGGTAGAGGAAACAAAATGTGCAGGTTCAAGAAAGAAATGTTGATTTCAAGTATCTGATATTCTTCACTAAAGAATTATAGTAGGCTAATTTATTGGAATAAGAGTAATTACTTGTTTTGAGATAACATTGTTGTgcggaatataaaaatcttatttcgaatgataaattttgttcctagaataaacatatttatttgaattgaaaatatggatttactttaaacaaaaacaaatttcttgtttcaaaattatattccgCTATTTCTGATTCTATTGCAtggaattgaaagaaatacactaaatttttttgatctaataatttttcttatattaatatgtattatattaactaCATATTTTCAATTCGAAGACATACTCAGAATGCAAAGACATATTTAAgaacaacatttttttttatttaagcaaataataacataatttacatacaaaagctatattacaatgtataattattatgtaaaattattatttaacccATGAATTCCGTTCTcgcataattgaataatactacatatttagaattattatgtaaaaatatggacaatgcatatgtaaataaaagatcAGTTATCCTTAAGAGATCGATTTGAAACggataaatatcttttatctcaTATGCATTTAATGTTtcactaaaataaatagtttcagttgcatgaaataaaatgtatacaattttGTCAATGACATATATCTCATCAATTATCCTAAAGCGTGGAAAGTATTCGTCTTTACactctaataaaataacagattttttcttataagtTGTTCCATGAAAGATAACTTCTGAAGTGCacataacttttatttcatttgtaTCAACGtcacgtaaaaatttttcgaaaagagTTGCATAAGTAACCGTGTTCAATATCATAGTTTGTCCATGTTTAATTTTGTcgttattacttaaaaaagttttttaaggGGCACCTGGAAGTGTGCTAAGTAAAGAGGACTGTAGCGCCTGATGTCTGTAAGCCAGggtaaatagaatatttttgaaacaacAAACCACTGGTATTAATGACTTAAAATATGCATGTGCTGCCTCAAACCGCATACAACACTGCTGTCGAGGAGGTCCGAACTCCAATATTTGTCTCGGTATATGAaccaaaaaatgaaatttaggTGTAATATGTCCTGGATAAAGGTGATAAAAGCGGGTATGATGAGTTTCAATCATTTTGGTAAGTATTGGtactatttcaatttttatctcgaATGCAAGGCAAATATTAGTTATTTGCAAcaaaagaacaaagtttacAAGTCTTATATACACTTCATCATCATCACTATTCTCTATCCAATCAGCAATTAAAAAGGGCAATGTGTGAGACAGAGCAGCCATTTGAGACGCACTTTGTTTCAAGTTTTGGTTTAagtgtatttcttttatggGTGCTGGTTTGTCTCTTTGCAAGTGACCAAAATCGAATCTGTCAATTCTACTATTTAGTTTATCTAcagaaaacattttctttatagatatacaaaaatgtaataataaacgaCACTCTACTTGAAGAACGCCCTCGTACAAAACATGCATCTTGCAAgagatattttgttacatcaaaCCCTGGTATGTAAAAGAGAGGAGAACGCTGATTTACACCATAATATTGTGCCTAAAAGTCATTAATTCTTTGAACACTTTGAGGCTCAGTCACTGCAGCAACATGATCCCTATGCATATCTATATTTCTCAGGGTAAAAAAAGATTcagtaaagtaaatttttatttttgcttgtgTTGTCATACACATGCGACAAGGACGAGTTGCAGATACAGATTCTTTAAAGCCCccccggtaaaaaatttctcatacataattggacaaaaatagtacatatctaattatacaaaattatataccgaatttgtccatacataaatagatacacttatatataaatgaatataaatatatataaatatatataaatatatataaatatataaatatattaatatatatatttatatatgattatataaaagtgtgtatgagtaaatatacagtttcttgttttattttgttgtgtttttattgcacaaacataaagtacataatcatacatcatatatatatatatatatatatatatatatccactataaaataaaaagtatatgtatacaaaacaaaacgttattaataatatttatatatatagtaaaatataaaatatgaattcttttttttaacacagaaaataaagattataactTAATAGTTATTTGGCTTCGCGCTTAAGTTCTCCAATCCTTTGGGATAACGTTCTCTCAAGATCTTTGGTACGAACATATGGCCACTTTTTAAGTTTTCCTATTGCTTTAGCATAttctgaaagaaaataaaagataaatcacATGTTCTACAACATAACAAAAtaccaataaaaatattttcagtaaaatcataaaatataataaaacttgataaaatttacttatgaTTGTAAATCTAGCaataatatcgatattatcatattttatttcagtttgCTTTCCTATATTACGAGGTGAATAACCAGTAAGAGTGACTTGATGAGgtcctttcttaaaaatctcttctttaaatacGCCAAGCACCAATTTTCGAACTAAATGCGTTGTCTTTGATGAAGAACCAAGAGCATAATGTAGAACCAaagatttacaaaaaatatcatttccgAGTAATATCATCtataaacaatgaaaataatgtgaatttaaaaaattcatgaattttttaataattatatttaattagtgtataatattataataatataataatatacacgaATTTATatctgagaaaaaaaagaattgttttattattatagtaaaaGAGAAGCTACTTgccataattatttatatttatataataaattttctatgtatagtttctattttatatatacatatgtttatatatatatatatatatatatatatatatatatatatatatatatattataaatgtaaaaatataaataccgtTTCTCCGTTAAAATCCTTTCCGTATAATTGATGAAGTTGACGTGGAATATCTGCCAAAGGTTCTTCTATATCATTTGTTATATTCGGTTCCCGCTCTGACTCTACTTCATTTTGAGAGTGTACAAATGGTGATTCAAGTGAGTTATGTTGCAGTATATTTGAATGCGTATctttacaagattttttttgcgaaatattcCTAGGttctgtaaaaatagaatatagaattaaatgtacaatctcaaattttaatgtaacattattaatgtatatttgaaaagGATGATTTAAAAGGAAGATGATAAATGACCTGCTTCAAACGATGctttattttgtttgatttgTTGATAGGTATCTGTTACATCTTTCAACTGTTTCCTGGTTGAATCTGTGCTCATACATGctagaagaaaatattatgttaaaataaaaattgcatttatcgtatttacatattatacacatacttccattaaagaaaacataataataatatgttactTCTATTTTCGAACTCAGCATGTATGTTTTCGTTATCTTCATTTCCAAGTGATTCAATTCCTATAAAACACAAATACACACATTTCAGAGTAGtagtttttcttataaaataatagtgtaTGATTCGTATTATATTTGTTCCATTTTTCAAGCATGATTGGCAGGATACAGAAGTTTCTTGAATTTAAAAGAATGTTCTATCCTGCAGCTAATCAATacgcttaaaaaatttatacgataaatataataatatctaaaacttaaaatgtttcttacCTGATGTGATGGTGATAatgctctcttttttttaggAGAGTATGAAGATGAGTATTTGTTTTTTCCATTTCTTCGAGTCGTCTTAAAAGTGTAGCAATTGTTGAGTTATGTGCTGATTGAGTAATTGATTGATGTTGTGTCtacaacaatatataatatcttaataaataatattaatatattggatCAGTTCAAAAGTTTGTGCCCGATTCGTATAGAtgactttttatttacaaatcaGGCACAAACTTTTGCACTAatccaatatattaatataatttaaagactagcacattattattattcttattatttaacaaataaaaaatttatatataagtaataaatagcATAGGTTGTTACGA
This window of the Linepithema humile isolate Giens D197 chromosome 1, Lhum_UNIL_v1.0, whole genome shotgun sequence genome carries:
- the LOC105673823 gene encoding glucose dehydrogenase [FAD, quinone]-like, which produces MTPQLGTMYDFIIVGAGTAGATLAARLSEVPQAKVLLIEAGYRENFFMDVPLLTYFLQLSDDINWKSRTKPSKKYCLGMTDNRCNWPSGKVLGGSSVLNYMIATRGGAEDYDRWAKMGNEGWAYKDVLKYFKKLETINVPKLQSDITYHGTKGPLHVSSSTSRTPLAEMFLRAGQELGYPIVDYNGKNMIGFSYVQSTTMNGTRMSSNRAYLHPIRHRKNLHVSLQSTVKKVLIDRRTNRAIGVKFTKHGRIISVFASKEVILCAGAIMSPQLLMLSGVGPSNHLADLGIDVVYDAPFVGENLMDHVAYGGLTWMVNESTSLRLQDVINPAYPYISDFLTRRSGPGVIPGACEALGFINTKRPKERSGLADIEFMFFGSTIKGDPILPIIMGFNDKVHDIWCKHRGKYGWATLPMLLKPKSRGRIRLLANDINVKPEITPNYFDDPEDVKTMIVGIKNAISIGQTKTMQAFGSELLNDTLPGCEKYEYDSYAYWECAVRTLSCPTYHYSGTCKMGPKGDATAVVDPELKVIGVQRLRIADASIMPEIISGHINLPVYMIAEKAADIIKEKWGY
- the LOC105672260 gene encoding uncharacterized protein isoform X2, with the protein product MKITKTYMLSSKIEVTYYYYVFFNGTCMSTDSTRKQLKDVTDTYQQIKQNKASFEAEPRNISQKKSCKDTHSNILQHNSLESPFVHSQNEVESEREPNITNDIEEPLADIPRQLHQLYGKDFNGETMILLGNDIFCKSLVLHYALGSSSKTTHLVRKLVLGVFKEEIFKKGPHQVTLTGYSPRNIGKQTEIKYDNIDIIARFTIIKYAKAIGKLKKWPYVRTKDLERTLSQRIGELKREAK
- the LOC105672260 gene encoding uncharacterized protein isoform X1, which gives rise to MKITKTYMLSSKIEVTYYYYVFFNGTCMSTDSTRKQLKDVTDTYQQIKQNKASFEAEPRNISQKKSCKDTHSNILQHNSLESPFVHSQNEVESEREPNITNDIEEPLADIPRQLHQLYGKDFNGETMILLGNDIFCKSLVLHYALGSSSKTTHLVRKLVLGVFKEEIFKKGPHQVTLTGYSPRNIGKQTEIKYDNIDIIARFTIISKFYQVLLYFMILLKIFLLVFCYVVEHVIYLLFSFRIC